The window ATCGAGCTCATCCTCGTCGGATTCCACTCCCTCTGGACCACGCTCGGACTCGACCCGAACGACGGCTGGACGTGGATCGCCTCCATCGCGGGCCTCGTGATCGTCGTGCGCTCGGCGATGATCCCGCTCATGGTCAAGCAGATCAAGTCGCAGCGCTCGATGATGGACGCGGCCCCCGAGATCAAGAAGATCCAGGACAAGTACAAGGGCAAGCGAGACCAGTTCTCGATGGAGGCGATGCGTCGCGAGACCATGGAGGTCTACTCGCGCACGGGCTCCAACCCCATGGCGAGCTGTTGGCCGATGCTCGTGCAGATGCCGGTGTTCTTCGGTCTGTTCTCGGTGCTCAACGGCGCGCAGCGCGACCAGTCCGGTGTCGGTCTGCTCACCCCGGAACTGGCGCACTCGTTCGCCGGCGCGTCGATCTGGGGGGCGCCGCTGAAAGCGACGTTCCTCGAGAACGGTGGGAACCCGCTCGTCATGTGGCTCGCGGGCACCATGGTCGTCGTGATGACGGTGTCGCAGTTCATCACGCAGAAGCAGATCATGTCGAAGAACATCTCGCAGGCGACGCGGGAGTCGCCGATGTTCAAGCAGCAGCAGATGATGCTGTACGTGCTGCCGCTCGTCTTCGCGGTGTCCGGCGTGGCGTTCCCCCTCGGCGTGATGTCGTACTGGCTCATCTCGAACTTCTGGACGATGGGTCAGCAGTGGGTCGTCATCCGCAACATGCCCACGCCCGGTTCCGAGGCGGCCAAGGCTCGTGAGGAACGACTCAAGCGCCGGGGCAAGTGGGTCGAGCCGGAGCCGAAGTCGAAGGACGGCAAGGTGATCGACGTCGAGGCTGCGCCGAAGCCGACGCAGCGTCAGCAGCCCGTGTCGAAGTCGCGGGCCAAGAAGCAGGGCACGGCCAAGTCCGCTCCGGCACAGAATGGGCCGGGCAAGAGCGCTCCCGAGAAGAGCCGTCCGGCGAAGACGGCGCCCTCGAGCGATGCGGCCGCGACGGATGCGGACGCGGACGATTCGGCCGCTGGGAGCGACGACGCGGATGTCCGTTCGTCGAACGACGATTCGGCGCCGAAGCGTCCGAGTGGTGCGCGCCCGAAGAAGAAGAAGTGACCGCAGGAGAAGAGGGACGCGCGATGACGACAGAATCCGGAACGCAGGACACGGCTCCCCTCGAGCCGACGGAATCGGGCGATGCGCCCCGCGACGAGGGCGACATCGCGGCGGACTTCCTCGAGGAGCTGCTCGACATCGCGGACATCGATGGTGACCTCGAGATCGAGGAACGGGACGGGCGCATGTACGTGTCGGTCTCGGCGGATGGTGCGACGAGTCTCGATCGACTCGCGAACCCCGAGGTCGTCGAAGCATTGCAACAGCTCACGCGACTCGCGGTGCAGGCCGACTCCGGTGAGTTCTCGCGACTCATCCTGGATGTGGGCGGATCTCGCGACGCACGTCGGCGCCAGCTCGGTGAGCTGTTGGATCGCGCCGTGGCGCGCATCGAGGAGGGGGCCGCCTCGGCCGCGCTCCCGCCGATGTCGTCGTACGAGCGGAAGATCGTCCACGACCTCGCGGCCGAGCGTGGCTACCACTCGGAGTCCGAGGGTGAGGGCCGCGAACGGCACACGGTGGTACGCGCCCTCAGCTGATCGTCCGATGCCGGCGATGGGCCCGCGACGACGATGTCCGGGCCCGTCGTGCGGGACGTCGGTGCATGACGGCGGTCCGGTCGGCCGGCGTGGCGCCGCCGCTCCTGCGGTTCACCGGGAGCGTTGTGTGTCGTCCTCGGGACGGCTCACTTGTCGGGGATTCGGTGTCGGCCGCGCATCGACGTAGTGCACGAGGCGGATGACAGGGGTCGTCCGCGTGCCGTCGTGATGGTCGGCGTCGCCCACACGAGTTGTGACCCCGGTCATGCACCGGGATGGCGGTCGGCACGCGCGCGTTCCATGTGCTGGCAGCCCTTCCCTCTCCCGTTCGCTCTGCGCCCAGTTCGGCCTGCGCCCAGTTCGCCCTGCGCCGGTTCCCCGCGCTGCTGTTTCCCGATCGCCTGGCCCTCATGTGGAACGATTCGGCGGCGCTGTCCCGGGCTCGGAGCTCATCGGATTCGGTGTCCGGGGGTGTCGAGCCGGCGGTTTCGGTGCCAAGGAGTCGTCGGCGTGTTGCGGGGTCGCACATTGTCGTGTGGGGCTGTGACGGGTTGGTGCACCGTGGTGGCGGGGTTGTCGCAGGGGTGTGCCTTGTCCTGTCTGGCACTCACGCGTTGTGCGTTGCGCTGTCGGTTGTCGTGGGTTCGTGCGTGGTGGTGTCGGGCTGTCGGGGTTCGTGCGGTGCGGTGTCGGCCTGTCGCGGGTTTGTGCGTCGTGGTGTCGGCCTGTCACGGGATTGTGCGTCACGGTGTCGGGCTGTGACGGGTTTGTGCGTCACCGTGTCGGGTGCTTGCGGTGTCGCGGGCCATGTCGTCCGGCGCGCGATCGGGCAGGCCGAGCACGGAGCCGTGCACGTGTTGGCGTCACGCACGTCGGACACGTTAGTGGCCAGCGAGCTCCACGACGGGTGGCCGCCAGTGGCGGCGCCGCACGCTCTGCACGAGTTGGTGTCGGTTCATGTCGTGGCATAACTGCGCACATCGCTTCGCTCTGAGGATCCCTCGTTTCATGCTCGGGTGTGGTCCGTGCGTTCTCTGCTGGACAACCCTCTGTCGGCGCAGTGCCCCTGGATCGAACCAGATCGATGCACGGTCCGTCGCAGCTCCGCCACCGATCGCCGGAGGCCGTCGGTCTGTGCTGGAAGCCAATCCTCGTCGTTGCATCGATGTCTATCGATAGAGCCTCGGCCGACCGACGTTGGGTCCCGCTGGATCGATGAGGGTCGCGATCCAACGTCCGATCGGGTGACGTCCCGCTGACATCGATGAGTTGACGTCACCGATGTCGTCGGAGTGCGTCGCAGCACCGAGATGGTCTGACGATGGTGCGGGATATCCGGTGGTCGATGTGGCTGACGGAGCTTGGTGGATTGGTGTGTTCGCTGCGGCGACCACTCCCCCTCGTGTACGCGTGTCTTTCGGTGGTCGATCTCTGGAAGTCATCGGGCTCGGCATGTCATCGATGGTCGTGACGCGGGTCGCGAGTCGCGGTTCGGCCGTGAAGATCGTATGCCGCGCGTGCGGGACGCCACAGGACACCGTTCGGGACCGCGATCGTCGGGACGGTGCAGCGGAAGGGCCATCGGGGGTGAGTCCCATGGACCGTCTCCTGAAGTGCAGCCCGCGTGAACTCGTACTCGGTGTGATGGCAGGTCGGTACTCCTACACTTGCGTGGGTTCGATGGACGGCCACGTGAAGGTGGCATGTCGTGTCGGATGGAGTGGCGGCGTGTCGATGTGGATCATCGGATCGGCCCGATCGATGCATTCGGCCCATTTGCGTCGCCACGCCGAGCGATGCAGCTTGGGGCTTCAAGGGCGTGCCTTCATCGTTCTGAGTCCGGTGACGTGGGCAGATGTATGTCGCACGCGTTCGTCGTGGCGCGAGTCCGACGTGAACGGGGCACCGGGTGTGACTGCTGACTCGCTCCGGGAGATGAGTTCCACACTCGACGACGTTGTGTCGTCTTCGTTTCGAGTGGGGGGAGCACGCGGTCGGTGATCGGTGGTTCACGATTATCAGTGGATCATCGCGTGTCGACGCGAGGCACCGGTGCGTGTCACGTGCTGGTGGGGGTTTCACGTGAAACATCGCGACGAGCGGCTGAGAACGTACTGCTCGGAGCTGGCTGTTCTGCGACGGACCAGGCCTCCATCCCCCACCTACACTCGCGGTTGCTGGACCTGACGGGTCACCAAGTGTCGGACGCACGTTCAGCAACCGCGCCCTCACTTCTCGACGGAGGGCCTCCCTGTGGATGTCCATCGGGGCGCGCCGGAAGGGATGGGATGGGCGTGCCTCGTTGTCGAGGCGTGAATGGTTGCCAGCGTGCGGTTCTCAGGGGCGCAGCACTGCTCCCCGTGGGACAGGATTCCGGGAGGGACGGTCGATCGGCGCGCCGGCAAGCGGCGGGGAGCCGATCGGTGCTTCGGCTGCCCCTCTCAGCCCCGTTCAGGGGTGAACGACAGAGGCGTCGAGCGCGAGTACCCGCCGGCGGATGCCACACTGCCCCTCCTCCGGGCGGTGACCCATGTGACGTCGGCGATACTCGAGGCCGATGGGAGACGGCACCGGCGGAGGGTGTTTGACGTGAGATGCCGACTGACTGCTCGTCCGCGAATGTCATGCAGGTGGAGGTCGGTGTTCGGCACTCACGCCCCATGCGATCTGCAGACCGCGATCCGCTGAGTATTGTTCCTCGACTACTCGGCGGCGTCGGGGACTCATCTGATCTGGTACAGGCGCATGACCGCTTTCGTTTCACGTGAAACGCACACCCCGGTGCTTCCACATCATGGACGTGTTCGTCACCCGTGGCGCGGAACTCCCACGCGATGCGGAAGAAGGTGACGACGGTTGCTCGTCGGGACGAGACCCCTCGAGCCTCACCCCTTGGCGCGTGAACCCGTCTCGGCCCCGAGGGGCCACGTAAGCGGTTGCACGACGTGCAGGTCGCGTCTCGCCTCGTACCGCAAACCCCGACGCACGACCCATTCCTCCACACACGGTGCGATCGAGTTCGACAGGGCCATTGCCCGGTTCAGGCGCCTTTGACGAGCTAGGGACGAAGCCGAATGTCGACTGACATCTGGCCGCGTATGGCCGCCATCCTGGAAGGCTGCACGTGGAGGAACGCACCGTCCCATTTCGGTGTGCGGGAATGGTGCCCACCTATCACCCGATGTCGGCACAAGAGGCTCGACCGTGACCGCGTGGTGGAATGCCGGATCGCATATCGCTGCTCGCAGAGTCGCTGCGGCAACGACGAGCACCCGGCGGGGGCTGCTGCGGGCTTCCTTCGTGATCATGGAGGCGAGCCCGTCATTGCCCGATGACCTGTCGTCCGGTGCTCCATCATGACCGGTCCCGTTTGCGTTTCACGTGAAACACGGGCCGCAACAACACGGTGAGACATTGAACGAGGATCTTGGAGCCCGGCGGTGCCGATTCAGTGACAGTTCGCTCCGGTTGCGAGTGGGCGGCGGGACTGCCCTGTGCCCGCGCCCGAGCTCCGAACGCCTCGGTCGTGAAGTCCGGGCGACCAACCCCGGTAGCTCCGCGCTGCAGCTGAGTTGCGGGAGCCGACCACCAGACTCTGTCGGGGACTCCCGCTCAACCGTGCGTCCATAGCGTTCCCCGGAGGGTGTCATCCTCGACCTGTCCGACCCTCGTGCCAGATTGTTCTCCTCACGGTCATCGCGACTGAGACAGCAGTAGTCCACGTGACCGTCGTCGAGGGTCTTGCCACGCTGCCGCTCGTCGGCGCAAACGCTCGTCGAGGAGGCGTGCCCGGGCGCCGAGCTGCGACACTACGGCGGCGTGGTCTCGAGGGTGGAGGCCGGCTTCGTTCCAGTCTGGCCCGTGGGCCACTGTCGTGATTGGGCTTCGCGGGAACCTCCTGAGATTCAAGTACCGAGCCCGTGTTCAGCGGATCCCCCGTGGTGTGCGGAGCAAGGTCATCGTGGCCGGGTGATGGTGGGACCGGAACCATTTCGCGCTCGGGCGAGCGGATCTACATGCTGAGTACGGGTGCACTGCGCTCCGTTTCACGTGAAACACGACATCCTTGAAGCACGTGGCGCGTTGGAGACGACTGTCCCGGAATGCGTTCGTGGTTTGCGGGCAGGTCACCCCGTAGTTCCGACGGAATCCAGCAGGTCTCGTCATCGTTTGGGGCTGCCCGAAACGCACGCGTCGCATTCGAATGAGGGCGTACTGCCGGGCTCGCGTGCTGGGTCGTGACGAAGTCACTGCATTGCCTCAAGGGCGACTCTGCTCCCTGTGCGCGCCGGAGCCCCGCGTCGGTACCGCCGGGTCGGGGGTTGGGAGGCCCGTGGGATCAGAGGCCGCGTGGGGAGATGGCAGGATATGCGGCGGTCGTTCGAGCGGGTGAGCCTGAGTGACCTCTCGTGATTGCCGCAATGCGTCGCATGAGCTGGCATGACGAGACAGAGCCACGGCAGAGAGGCTGCGCTGTGGACTGACGTTTCACGTGAAACGCTCCATTGCGTGTCCACCACATCATGAGTGTCGTCTCTTGCGAGTTGTCCCGCCTGGCCCCTGGAACGCAAGGGATCAGTGTCTTTCGAACGAGACAATCCCCTGCCCGGATGCGTAAACAATGCCTCGTGACCGGCAGCGAGGTGGGAACGCGACTCGAGAGTCGAGCGGCCTGGTTTGCTGTATGCATGTCGGTATCGAACTGTGATCGATGATGGCAATGGCACGGATCGCAGCGGGGGCTCTGACATCGGTGAGGACAAGATGATGAACCTCACGCATTGCTTCAAACGAACGACGGCCGCTCCGCGAGTTTCGCTGAGCCATTGGCCGACTGAACGGTTCTCAGGCGGGCGGC is drawn from Pseudoclavibacter chungangensis and contains these coding sequences:
- a CDS encoding protein jag: MTTESGTQDTAPLEPTESGDAPRDEGDIAADFLEELLDIADIDGDLEIEERDGRMYVSVSADGATSLDRLANPEVVEALQQLTRLAVQADSGEFSRLILDVGGSRDARRRQLGELLDRAVARIEEGAASAALPPMSSYERKIVHDLAAERGYHSESEGEGRERHTVVRALS